Genomic window (Ostrea edulis chromosome 9, xbOstEdul1.1, whole genome shotgun sequence):
CATTCCAAAATTTTTACCAGATATTGTAAACTAaaagtagtttgagtgaaattTCCAAGTTCATGTAGATCTAGCTGGTCTCTGGAAgagatattttttgaaaaaaatttagAATCAGTTTGGTTGCTTTATAATTGAATTTTGAGTGTAATGGACAGAgacttatgtttcttttccctCTTCTCTCTGTACTTTCAGTCATCGGCTAACAAATGTCACAGTGAAGAAAGCGGGCACTTTACAGATTCTGAAATGCCTACTTGGATATCCAGCCACTGTCATCAATGTCATGTTTACCTATTTGCTCAGATGTAGTGTCGTCTCTATTTAGTActaatttaatatttatttgaatgaaaCTTAGATACAGTCAAACCAGTTTTCAGTGGCCTTCCAAGGTAGccatgtataaatttatatgatatcgacgatgtttcctttaaaaaaatgttttaaaaagtttatctTGTCTAGATTTTAAGAACTAGATGCAATTTCGTCTTAGAATCCACCCCTTATGTGGTGTCCATATAAAGTGCATGATAAGTTATATTTTGAGTCTGTTTTGGTTATAGAAACAAAATCAGTATGGTTACAAGGAGCTTTTGACAGACATCAGCATTCATTAAATCTTGCGGGTTATAATGAAAAACATGTTAAATGATTATGTACTGAGTAAGAGTTTAATGCAAACCCAATAAAAAAAGAGAGCAAAGGAAGATTGTTATTAGATGAGTAGGAAAGGAATTTGCTAAATACAGATAGAGAATGTTTGGACAAATTTTAAGGGAACAATTTGTGTAATTATGATTATGTACAATTGGGAGAGATTGTTAAAAAAGTTACAGTAATATTGTTTTCACTGTAAATGGCTAAATAGAAATAGGTCACTGAGGCAGGTTAAGCTGATTAATCAGAAATGTCAACAGTATTTTAAGTGTAGAATTTTTCAGAATTAGATGCTAACCAATGTATTGTGGATATGGGGTATATATGGTAGTGTTGAGTGAATGTGCGAGTTGGTGTGCATGATTCTATGTAACCTCTTTTGTTTGTATTTGCAGAATTCGGCAagacaagaaagaaaaaagagttTTTCTTAACATGTATCTTCAAATGTAGGGGGATGTCTAAATATTTAAACTCTACAGTAGTTTGATTTTTACTGTCACAGTTTATATTTCAGAAGTCTGTATATGTTGGTTATTTCAGGTGGCACGGTGCCACGGTCATGTTATGATGTTAAGCACAAAGGAAATCGGTACCAGTACTGTCGTGGACATTCCATGAGAAAATTTCAACCATGGCATTGGATTATGCATTTTTTgcaaactttcatatttttgttttgtgtcTTTGCATAAATAGAGTTACATAAACATGACTGTATCAGGGTGTCaagtccctatttattcctatattttcctacAAACTTAAAAgttcctatattttccctataataaGTCATTAAAATCCCTACAAAGTCCAATATATCCCCCCAAAAAATGacagtcctattttcaaaaatgataattttaaaaaagggtGGGGGGGAcccaaaaatccaggagctgATGTCAGATTGATATCTAATGATgagaataactatgatgattgtataagaactgtctattagatggaaaactgtccacatctgaAAGGGTTTTGTCTTTgtgtttaatattatttcttctccagTAAGATACTATGTTTGCTAGATTTTTATGcagaaacaataaacttttgtgcaaattatttaataaaaacCCTATTTATTCCTCTAAATCTGATGTAGAAATCCCTATATTTGCCCTATAAACTGGCAccaaaaaaattcctataatcCTATATTTTTAGACCAAAAGTGGTTTGACACCCtgctgtattgtgcatgaatgcAGACTGCAAAGAAAATTATACTGTAAATTCATATGCATCTTAGACACTGGCCAAACTAGATATACATGTCTCACAAACACACCCCATAGAGGGTAAGTATGGTGAATGAAAGacacaaaacaaaaacctgAGAAAATATGCTTGTTAACTCCGTTGTTTCAGAGTGACTACATGGGTTGAAAGTTTATATATTCTTGTCCTGTACATTAAGTTTGCAAAAAATGTCAGCTGTGGACAGATAGGAAAGATGTGTTTTGCAATGATTGCATTTATGTGTTGAGAATGTTATGCCTGATGAACACTCACCCATAGTttcttttctttccttctgtgttTTTCATGTAAAAAGGAAAAAATGAGGGTGATACCCTTTTCATGTGGCCACCAATATTTCATGATGCTGTGTTGCCATGACAACATGAATCAGACATCCTACACTGGAGCGTAGCGGTAAAGAATGTTTACAGAAAAGTTTTCTGCTGAGAGAATTTATCCTGTCCATATGTTGCGTGCCAGAATTTGTTACACACCATTAATACACAAAGAGCATGTCCATATCTGTCGCTTCTTAACAGAGATTAGTCTTAATATGGTGGatctgatttttcaaaattccttGAAAATTGTCGAAATATTGAGATTTTTGTGCTTTTCCAcagattttctttttaattttgcgtatttgatgtgtaaactctttaCCTGTGAAGAGGAGTACATATTGTAATCAATTTTTTTGAGTAACTTCCCATAGCCAATATCTGTCCATTATGGTCAGGGACCTGCCATATGTATGTCTTTTAAGAAGTTTTAGGGTATGGGATGAAGAATTGTATAAAACTTGTTTGATTATGGATTAACAAGTACATATTGCATTTGTGATGGAGCTAACTAAAACGATGTAAGAAAATATAGATAGTGAACATAAATTTGTTAGCTTTATATAGGGACTCTCTCCATCACAGTTAAGTATTGTGGTGTTGTACTTACTGTAGTTTTAATTGTTACAGAGAATGGAATTTTCATACCTCAGGCAGAACAGCAGGGGTCTATTCTTGAAGGGCCAGGAGCCAAAAGAGACCAGAAGCCCTTTGTTCTTCCCAAACTGTCATCCACCCAGCACGAACTTGTACAGAAAGCCAAGAAATATGCCTTTGAGCAGAGCATCAAAAGTGTCCTGGTCAAACAGACAATTGCCCATCAACAACAGGTAGATGACTAGAAAGTTTATGTTAAAGTTACTCCATGTCTTATTATCCTACCTCAGACTTAAGTTTAGAAATATGATTGGTTCAGGGTTAATGACATGTGATACCCTATATGTTGTGATACAGGACAGCGTACTGTTCTATATGAACCTTGAAAAGCATCACAATGCAGTTATCTGGAAACTCTACAAAATATTCTCATTACATATACTGATTGCAATATCGGAAATATCACGATGAATTGATGATttaatgtaatgatatttcagcAGTTTAAAACTAGTAGTATTGCACTGCATTTATGTGAAGATTATACAGTTGTAATCTATTTCAAGCGAAGTCAGGGATGattaaaaaattagaaaatatatGCCTTTCCATCACATGGTGTCATTTAATTATTGTACCATATATCAACTGGTCTTTCTAAGGAAAAATTCATTGCATAATTTGTTAAGGGTAGTGTATGAAAATATGAGGGGAAAGCCAGCACTCATATACTGTAGGTGAGGTGTAAAGTGTTAGCCTGCCACATATGTTCTCCTATACGTCCTCTAACAAACATAGGAACTAATGATATGCATGAAGTGTAGTCCATACATCATGCacttttacatgtacagttgATATCCAAAATAGAGGAGAATTAGACAAATATAGGTCTCTCTTTTTTAGTGCAAATGGTGTTTctaatagtttatttttaaaatgtgtgtTTGTAGCAAATGCAGAATTTCCAGACAACAGTGCAGAGACAACAGGCTTTGGCTCTGATGTGCAGGTAAGTTTATCACTTCAGGGGGAGTATTCTCTCAGTGAATTGAAAACCAAGGGCAAGACTTGAATGAACTgcataaaatgtttcaaaatcgAACCATCAGCACTTGGAGTTCATGTAAATAATAAACTACTGTCTCACTCTCTTGGGTCACAAGTACTCCGGAAAACAAAATCGTGATGATAGAAACAAATACAAGGTCACCAAACATTTTCCTCAATTCAAAAATTTAAGTATTGAATCTTGCctgttttattgatatttccTGCAATGTCAAACTTGCTTTTCTAAGGGATAAGATTgaatgtttcttttttaaacttAACTCTTTTCATTTTTACCCCATGGTTGTTTTTCAATCCAAAATTAAGTAAGTAATCACCATAATACGTCAACAACCATTCACACGATTATTGTTCAACCTAGTGGACTCTACTTTCATTACTATAAATTACACCCAAAACAAATGCATCGCTGAATTTCAATCTGAACAATGTTTTACGGATATCTATGACCTGAGACTGTACATTATGCTTTGTGAAATTACTTACTATACAGgctttgaaatgtttaaatacacatagaacaaggtacgattgtatacataaaaaggcccaaaaattttctctcttataagggtttgagctccaagtgaaatcatcgatattttgggccaaatgactttagaaactacCTACTTCTTTATGTGAAGCAGCTAAGCTTTAGTGTCCTTTGGGGACTTATGAACACATAGATTTATGTGAAGCTGCTAAGCTTTAGTGTCCTTTGGGGGCTTATGGACACTTAGATTTATGTGAAGTGGATAAGCTTTAGTGTCGTTTGGGGACTTATGAACACTTTGGGGGACTAATGAACACTTCCAACTTGATTACAGGATTTATGTTGGCAGCATCAATTTTGAGATTAAGGAAGACACAATCAAACAAGCCTTTATTCCTTTTGGTCCGATAAAGAGTGTAAACCTCTCCTGGGACCCTGTTACTAACAAACATAAGGGCTTTGCCTTCATTGAATACGAGATTCCTGAGGCAGCACAGCTGGCCTTGGAGCAGATGAACAGCGTCATGATTGGAGGAAGAAATATTAAGGTGGGTGCAATATTAAGGTGGGTGCAGAAATCGTTCATATTCTTTGGTTTCATCCTCATTTGTTGCATACCAATTTTCGTTGGTTGCACCAGAccataaaattttgttaatTTGTGCTCATAAAGGAAAAATGGAGAGTAGTTtctaagaaaatattttttgataattccACGATAGTTGATGCCAATGATAAATCAACAGCATTCAAAACCGAATATTACACACTATCTAATCCTTTAATACCAATGATAAATCAACAGCATTCAAAACCGAATATTACACACTATCTAATCCTTTAAAGTAAACTTGATAAAGCCAGGGTGGTACATTTAAAAATCGTTCAATGTGATTGACATTTATAATGTATGCaaatcagaaaatgaaatgaaattatttttgtacacGTTGTAGGTTGGTCGACCAAGCAATATGCCACAAGCTCAGCCTATCATAGAACAGCTTGCTACCGAGGCTAAAAACCACAATAGGATCTACATAGCTTCCATACATCATGATCTTACTGAGAATGATATTCAGAGGTTAGTTCAAGTGTATGGAAAGTGCAGAAAGATTTCAGTAGTATTATTTTATCAACATCTTTCTTTCTTGATTTTAAGCTGTGGAATGAGTTTCTTGAGCTGTATTGCTCTTTTgaattttcaattgaattgaacaGCTTTTGATAAAGAATGCTTTTCAGATTAAAATGCCTTTTACCTGTATTGTAAACTTATTTTTTCAATGTCTTTTACGATGATGATTAAaacaattgattttattttgtagtGTGTTTGAAGCCTTTGGAAAGATTGTTAATTGTAAACTGGCCACAGAGACCGGGAAGCCTGGAAAACACAAGTACGTGAACTGCATCACCGTATCACAGCATTCACTGCCTATAATGTTATCATAGACAATTAATGGTATTATCATTAGCAAGTTCAACAATCGTGATACACATATGATACCCTcacaaaaaaaacaacgaaaAGAGTCATCGGCGATTAGATTTTGTATATCACAAGCGCAATACACAGACATCTTAAACAAATGATTTGCAAGATAGACTTGTCCACAATAATGCTGAAAGGgttgtgcatgtacatgtaccattagtTTGACTAATACATATAGAAACTCATTGCATCTTCTAACATATACATGGACTATATGTTGGTCTTGGAAACATACCAGCAAAACCGTTCatataacaaaaatatgtataaCAATGCATGATAATGTGTATGTTTTTGATTTGGTAGGGGTTATGGATTTATTGAGTTTGACTCGCAACAAGCTGCTCAGGATGCTGTAACTTCAATGAACTTGTTTGATCTTGGAGGCCAGTACCTGAGAGTGGGAAAGGTGAGTGGGTTTGACCACTGAACATTAGAAGAGTTAAAAgtgtctatatacatgtaaaagatATGCCATTAGATACAGCTGTAATTTTGTTTATCCTGATAAGTTATCACTTCTTGTATGTCTCAACCAAGAATGTTTGATTTCAGGCCATCACACCCCCAGATGCCCTACAGCCCATGGCAGGGCCCGGGACATTGCCCACAGCAGCAGCTGTTGCTGCAGCAGCTGTTACAGCCAAAATCACAGCAATGGATGCTCAAGAACAGATCAAGAGTCTCGTAAGACTTTGTAGATCATTTGATCTGATGTTAAGATTAGCATGCTGGGGATAGAcatttaacttttttctcacttGCCCTTCGGGCAAATAAACTCAAGCTTTCACTTGTCTGAATGAAAAACTTCGTTGTACAAGTTCTTTTTAACTCTAATTCACTATCAGCCAATAATTTTAATTATCCCCCTTTGCAGGGTCAGCCATAGGTCAACCAGTAATTAGTTAAGTTTTCGGGGTTTTTTTACcctactacatgtaaatgtaatagATTGTTACTATGAACTATAGCTAATTAAGATATCATACAAGTGTTTGGGTTGCTCCTCCTGGGTCATTATTGTAGTTGGTAGTCAACTACAACtgatgaaaaaataacaaatgtcaaaattatcgatcagaaaattacaaagaCCAACTTAGGAAAATAAAATCTTTTCACTGCAAATAAGTGGACATGGGACATATTTGCAGTGAAGTATTAGTGCATGTATTGGATTCAATGctcaatgttttattttcatttaaaaagtaGAACTTGTCTAAACATGCAAGTTTTTGTTCAATAACTTGATAAAAATGCGCAAGGATGCTATGATTTTGAAAACTTATATTACCATTAAGAAAAGTAAAAATTCTAAAGATAGAGGGTATAGCGCTGAATTTCTGACCCAACCATACTGT
Coding sequences:
- the LOC125667839 gene encoding poly(U)-binding-splicing factor PUF60-like isoform X1, coding for MAAVAPQPPLLNGDMMQENGLGPIEIKRMKTDEEFMLENGIFIPQAEQQGSILEGPGAKRDQKPFVLPKLSSTQHELVQKAKKYAFEQSIKSVLVKQTIAHQQQQMQNFQTTVQRQQALALMCRIYVGSINFEIKEDTIKQAFIPFGPIKSVNLSWDPVTNKHKGFAFIEYEIPEAAQLALEQMNSVMIGGRNIKVGRPSNMPQAQPIIEQLATEAKNHNRIYIASIHHDLTENDIQSVFEAFGKIVNCKLATETGKPGKHKGYGFIEFDSQQAAQDAVTSMNLFDLGGQYLRVGKAITPPDALQPMAGPGTLPTAAAVAAAAVTAKITAMDAQEQIKSLAPPGVAKPLSLGDSPSLSSSPVAPPGVAAPVPVPPVSVVVPQLGSAGVAAPTGLGMVVPPIVEVPGIIPPAVVAPTVLGTPPVPPSLPASIPAMIPLPPQDKEKDLKKEEEEKKKKAEEESTQTLDQQENMKISGTNARHMVMQKLMRKTECKVMVLRNMVGPEDLDSELENEVTDECGKYGNVNRVIIYQEKQSEEEDAEIIVKIFVEFNAQSEVEKACAALNGRYFAGRIVTAEKYDEDMFNANDLSG